Proteins found in one Triticum aestivum cultivar Chinese Spring chromosome 4D, IWGSC CS RefSeq v2.1, whole genome shotgun sequence genomic segment:
- the LOC123096835 gene encoding ribonucleases P/MRP protein subunit POP1 isoform X1: protein MAGGDAVPPPPRQLEVRRFASDRVGELRSLHAAVSARVDGRFQQPRSARRRTTGHLPSKRRRASRGAAAGQAPEEGNPSARQSRRVRRRQELAGNPAEGFSVAGDGARRLRTHLWHAKRFTMARRWGFVLPIGSHGSGRGSRAVLKRLKNGTIVHDASYFIPIQLDGPEDSLLSILGMVICPSPADKAPDLKHLQDKVMQGVCIENAMLRRAGCPHSHVVGPVTYMWRPFSIGSSKLEAKEADLSNSETRFSQGSCSSSQRQLWIWIHPSMLDEGLDAIRIACDKQMQDSGVLVNCCSLEGKIARLEVMGCKAMQSLKSILHPVSNMINRILDTSDMCKPTDHSLYSSTGPHVLEASVIDHAEILQPGAILSMIVHDPREVSSQGTDSPSETVTNQENKLLEGGDLEAPSEERHIFSSMQMHSGRHDLLLSDCREMWDSGCKINPPLAEEILCMEKHHRRINFFCLDSENDQGQATQANDCFSRSCPVILLKHAKERWSIIVPLSWVKPFWLFLVSHGAHAIGLRERRWIASQLKIPCFPYDYPDSKAYSSFMTEEAAVFDKAAEYRPAAKRPPRVPVPPSWHHIMANLNKEDGTVRCLEVDDLKPSDTVLPECFSLNSNCGDSGSSPTTVIASFQLFVLRTIQTLRRYVKELDMMSLSSSSEMEIDIDEPKLASGGTVKTPSPVNGLYLVRVLIRVFKEGFFEDGAVVCAPFLSDLTAWKTRSEEDEEQCLEKWKVQLPQSHISSYFPCLGPKDDTTGKALRWPIGFVTTGFIHGSTGKDGAAVAFCDARLLAALRQEQWNEKSMLGQEICVLVRNARSAAYRRALATVVLEQQKEDLEFL, encoded by the exons ATGGCTGGCGGCGACGCGGTGCCCCCGCCACCGCGGCAGCTCGAAGTTCGGCGCTTCGCGTCTGACCGCGTCGGAGAGCTACGATCCCTGCACGCGGCCGTCTCAGCTCGCGTCGACGGCCGCTTCCAGCAGCCCCGCTCCGCACGCCGCCGCACCACGGGGCACCTCCCCTCCAAGCGCCGCCGCGCAAGCAGAGGTGCCGCGGCAGGCCAGGCTCCTGAGGAGGGTAACCCCTCGGCGCGTCAGTCGAGGAGGGTGAGGCGCCGGCAAGAGCTAGCTGGCAACCCTGCGGAGGGGTTCTCAGTCGCtggcgacggcgcgcggcggctGCGCACCCACCTATGGCATGCCAAGAGGTTCACCATGGCAAGGCGGTGGGGTTTCGTCTTGCCCATTGGCTCCCATGGGAG CGGGAGGGGTTCAAGGGCAGTTCTCAAGCGGTTGAAAAATGGAACAATTGTTCATGATGCTAGCTACTTCATTCCGATTCAACTAGACGGTCCAGAG GACTCCCTATTATCCATTCTGGGAATGGTTATTTGTCCATCTCCTGCAGATAAAGCACCTGACTTAAAGCACCTACAAGATAAAGTTATGCAAGGTGTTTGCATTGAGAACGCTATG CTTCGGCGTGCTGGGTGTCCCCACTCTCATGTTGTTGGACCAGTGACATACATGTGGCGGCCATTCTCAATAGGGAGTAGCAAATTGGAGGCCAAAGAAGCAGATTTGTCCAATTCTGAAACTAGATTTAGTCAAGGAAGCTGCAGTTCATCACAACGGCAATTATGGATATGGATTCATCCTTCTATGCTGGATGAAGGGCTGGATGCAATAAGAATTGCATGTGACAAACAG ATGCAAGATTCTGGTGTTCTGGTCAACTGTTGTTCACTAGAGGGAAAAATTGCAAGATTGGAAGTCATGGGATGCAAGGCTATGCAATCTCTTAAGAGTATATTGCACCCAGTTAGTAA TATGATCAACAGGATACTTGATACAAGTGATATGTGTAAACCAACTGATCATTCTCTGTATTCCTCTACTGGCCCTCATGTTTTGGAAGCATCTGTCATCGATCATGCTGAGATTCTTCAGCCTGGCGCTATACTGTCCATGATAGTTCATGACCCCAGGGAGGTTTCATCTCAGGGGACAGATTCTCCTTCGGAAACAGTTACGAACCAGGAGAACAAACTTTTGGAGGGGGGAGACCTGGAGGCACCATCCGAGGAGAGACACATATTCTCATCGATGCAAATGCACTCTGGAAGGCATGATTTGCTCCTTTCTGACTGTAGAGAAATGTGGGATTCTGGCTGTAAGATAAATCCCCCACTGGCAGAGGAGATCCTTTGTATGGAAAAACACCACAGACGTATAAATTTTTTCTGCCTGGATTCTGAAAATGACCAAGGACAAGCAACTCAAGCGAATGATTGCTTCAGTCGATCCTGCCCTGTTATTCTTCTGAAACATGCTAAAGAAAG GTGGTCCATTATCGTGCCTTTGAGCTGGGTAAAGCCTTTTTGGCTCTTTCTAGTATCTCATGGTGCACACGCGATTGGCTTAAGAGAGAGACGGTGGATTGCATCACAG TTAAAGATACCATGCTTCCCTTATGATTACCCAGACAGCAAAGCATATTCATCATTTATGACAGAAGAGGCTGCTGTTTTTGATAAAGCAGCTGAGTACCGCCCTGCTGCCAAGAGACCTCCAAGAGTTCCTGTACCTCCTTCATGGCATCATATCATGGCTAATTTAAATAAAGAAGATGGCACGGTGAGATGTCTTGAAGTAGATGACTTAAAGCCTTCTGATACGGTGTTACCTGAGTGTTTCTCATTAAATTCCAACTGTGGAGATTctggatcatcaccgacaactgtCATTGCTTCATTCCAACTCTTTGTGCTGAGAACCATTCAAACGTTGAGACGTTATGTGAAAGAACTTGATATGATGTCTTTGAGTTCTTCATCTGAGATGGAAATCGATATTGATGAACCCAAATTGGCTTCTGGTGGCACTGTTAAGACACCATCTCCTGTAAATGGATTATACCTTGTAAGGGTCCTGATTCGAGTGTTCAAGGAAGGTTTCTTTGAAGATGGCGCTGTAGTTTGTGCCCCATTTTTATCAGATCTTACAGCTTGGAAAACCAG ATCAGAGGAGGATGAGGAACAATGTCTAGAAAAATGGAAAGTCCAGCTCCCACAGTCCCATATCAGTTCTTATTTTCCATGTCTGGGTCCCAAAGATGACACCACAGGGAAAGCATTGAGATGGCCGATAGGTTTTGTCACGACTGGTTTCATACATGGAAG CACTGGGAAGGATGGTGCTGCGGTTGCGTTCTGTGATGCAAGGCTTCTGGCGGCGTTGCGGCAAGAGCAATGGAATGAAAAGAGTATGCTGGGTCAAGAGATCTGTGTTCTTGTCAGGAACGCGAGATCAGCGGCGTATAGACGGGCACTTGCCACAGTTGTTCTGGAGCAGCAGAAGGAAGATCTAGAGTTTCTGTAG
- the LOC123096835 gene encoding ribonucleases P/MRP protein subunit POP1 isoform X2, which yields MAGGDAVPPPPRQLEVRRFASDRVGELRSLHAAVSARVDGRFQQPRSARRRTTGHLPSKRRRASRGAAAGQAPEEGNPSARQSRRVRRRQELAGNPAEGFSVAGDGARRLRTHLWHAKRFTMARRWGFVLPIGSHGSGRGSRAVLKRLKNGTIVHDASYFIPIQLDGPEDSLLSILGMVICPSPADKAPDLKHLQDKVMQGVCIENAMLRRAGCPHSHVVGPVTYMWRPFSIGSSKLEAKEADLSNSETRFSQGSCSSSQRQLWIWIHPSMLDEGLDAIRIACDKQMQDSGVLVNCCSLEGKIARLEVMGCKAMQSLKSILHPVSKILDTSDMCKPTDHSLYSSTGPHVLEASVIDHAEILQPGAILSMIVHDPREVSSQGTDSPSETVTNQENKLLEGGDLEAPSEERHIFSSMQMHSGRHDLLLSDCREMWDSGCKINPPLAEEILCMEKHHRRINFFCLDSENDQGQATQANDCFSRSCPVILLKHAKERWSIIVPLSWVKPFWLFLVSHGAHAIGLRERRWIASQLKIPCFPYDYPDSKAYSSFMTEEAAVFDKAAEYRPAAKRPPRVPVPPSWHHIMANLNKEDGTVRCLEVDDLKPSDTVLPECFSLNSNCGDSGSSPTTVIASFQLFVLRTIQTLRRYVKELDMMSLSSSSEMEIDIDEPKLASGGTVKTPSPVNGLYLVRVLIRVFKEGFFEDGAVVCAPFLSDLTAWKTRSEEDEEQCLEKWKVQLPQSHISSYFPCLGPKDDTTGKALRWPIGFVTTGFIHGSTGKDGAAVAFCDARLLAALRQEQWNEKSMLGQEICVLVRNARSAAYRRALATVVLEQQKEDLEFL from the exons ATGGCTGGCGGCGACGCGGTGCCCCCGCCACCGCGGCAGCTCGAAGTTCGGCGCTTCGCGTCTGACCGCGTCGGAGAGCTACGATCCCTGCACGCGGCCGTCTCAGCTCGCGTCGACGGCCGCTTCCAGCAGCCCCGCTCCGCACGCCGCCGCACCACGGGGCACCTCCCCTCCAAGCGCCGCCGCGCAAGCAGAGGTGCCGCGGCAGGCCAGGCTCCTGAGGAGGGTAACCCCTCGGCGCGTCAGTCGAGGAGGGTGAGGCGCCGGCAAGAGCTAGCTGGCAACCCTGCGGAGGGGTTCTCAGTCGCtggcgacggcgcgcggcggctGCGCACCCACCTATGGCATGCCAAGAGGTTCACCATGGCAAGGCGGTGGGGTTTCGTCTTGCCCATTGGCTCCCATGGGAG CGGGAGGGGTTCAAGGGCAGTTCTCAAGCGGTTGAAAAATGGAACAATTGTTCATGATGCTAGCTACTTCATTCCGATTCAACTAGACGGTCCAGAG GACTCCCTATTATCCATTCTGGGAATGGTTATTTGTCCATCTCCTGCAGATAAAGCACCTGACTTAAAGCACCTACAAGATAAAGTTATGCAAGGTGTTTGCATTGAGAACGCTATG CTTCGGCGTGCTGGGTGTCCCCACTCTCATGTTGTTGGACCAGTGACATACATGTGGCGGCCATTCTCAATAGGGAGTAGCAAATTGGAGGCCAAAGAAGCAGATTTGTCCAATTCTGAAACTAGATTTAGTCAAGGAAGCTGCAGTTCATCACAACGGCAATTATGGATATGGATTCATCCTTCTATGCTGGATGAAGGGCTGGATGCAATAAGAATTGCATGTGACAAACAG ATGCAAGATTCTGGTGTTCTGGTCAACTGTTGTTCACTAGAGGGAAAAATTGCAAGATTGGAAGTCATGGGATGCAAGGCTATGCAATCTCTTAAGAGTATATTGCACCCAGTTAGTAA GATACTTGATACAAGTGATATGTGTAAACCAACTGATCATTCTCTGTATTCCTCTACTGGCCCTCATGTTTTGGAAGCATCTGTCATCGATCATGCTGAGATTCTTCAGCCTGGCGCTATACTGTCCATGATAGTTCATGACCCCAGGGAGGTTTCATCTCAGGGGACAGATTCTCCTTCGGAAACAGTTACGAACCAGGAGAACAAACTTTTGGAGGGGGGAGACCTGGAGGCACCATCCGAGGAGAGACACATATTCTCATCGATGCAAATGCACTCTGGAAGGCATGATTTGCTCCTTTCTGACTGTAGAGAAATGTGGGATTCTGGCTGTAAGATAAATCCCCCACTGGCAGAGGAGATCCTTTGTATGGAAAAACACCACAGACGTATAAATTTTTTCTGCCTGGATTCTGAAAATGACCAAGGACAAGCAACTCAAGCGAATGATTGCTTCAGTCGATCCTGCCCTGTTATTCTTCTGAAACATGCTAAAGAAAG GTGGTCCATTATCGTGCCTTTGAGCTGGGTAAAGCCTTTTTGGCTCTTTCTAGTATCTCATGGTGCACACGCGATTGGCTTAAGAGAGAGACGGTGGATTGCATCACAG TTAAAGATACCATGCTTCCCTTATGATTACCCAGACAGCAAAGCATATTCATCATTTATGACAGAAGAGGCTGCTGTTTTTGATAAAGCAGCTGAGTACCGCCCTGCTGCCAAGAGACCTCCAAGAGTTCCTGTACCTCCTTCATGGCATCATATCATGGCTAATTTAAATAAAGAAGATGGCACGGTGAGATGTCTTGAAGTAGATGACTTAAAGCCTTCTGATACGGTGTTACCTGAGTGTTTCTCATTAAATTCCAACTGTGGAGATTctggatcatcaccgacaactgtCATTGCTTCATTCCAACTCTTTGTGCTGAGAACCATTCAAACGTTGAGACGTTATGTGAAAGAACTTGATATGATGTCTTTGAGTTCTTCATCTGAGATGGAAATCGATATTGATGAACCCAAATTGGCTTCTGGTGGCACTGTTAAGACACCATCTCCTGTAAATGGATTATACCTTGTAAGGGTCCTGATTCGAGTGTTCAAGGAAGGTTTCTTTGAAGATGGCGCTGTAGTTTGTGCCCCATTTTTATCAGATCTTACAGCTTGGAAAACCAG ATCAGAGGAGGATGAGGAACAATGTCTAGAAAAATGGAAAGTCCAGCTCCCACAGTCCCATATCAGTTCTTATTTTCCATGTCTGGGTCCCAAAGATGACACCACAGGGAAAGCATTGAGATGGCCGATAGGTTTTGTCACGACTGGTTTCATACATGGAAG CACTGGGAAGGATGGTGCTGCGGTTGCGTTCTGTGATGCAAGGCTTCTGGCGGCGTTGCGGCAAGAGCAATGGAATGAAAAGAGTATGCTGGGTCAAGAGATCTGTGTTCTTGTCAGGAACGCGAGATCAGCGGCGTATAGACGGGCACTTGCCACAGTTGTTCTGGAGCAGCAGAAGGAAGATCTAGAGTTTCTGTAG